Proteins encoded in a region of the Vicia villosa cultivar HV-30 ecotype Madison, WI linkage group LG5, Vvil1.0, whole genome shotgun sequence genome:
- the LOC131608092 gene encoding uncharacterized protein LOC131608092, with amino-acid sequence MASAQCYKTCEQTCQQKTHHHQQQHSSIGQKVTGLFKGHHNDGTQTKTEYYSETDVIYQPGYVAKNQSNTCTGTRHNHNHAATGTTVVTGTTVAKCQGRNRKEKRNMFQKIKDGISGHSSDSGSSSDECDSDNENRRSRKNCN; translated from the exons ATGGCCTCTGCTCAATGCTACAAAACCTGTGAACAAACCTGCCAACAGAAAACCCACCACCACCAGCAACAACATAGCTCAATCGGACAGAAGGTAACTGGCCTGTTCAAAGGCCACCACAATGATGGAACACAAACCAAAACCGAATACTATAGCGAGACAGATGTGATTTACCAACCAGGATATGTTGCCAAAAATCAAAGTAACACATGCACCGGAACACGTCACAATCACAATCACGCCGCTACTGGCACCACCGTTGTTACCGGCACCACTGTGGCAAAATGCCAAGGAAGAAATAGGAAAGAGAAGAGAAACATGTTCCAGAAGATCAAGGATGGTATATCAGGTCACAGCAGTGACAGTGGCAGTAGCAGTGATGAGTGTGACAGCGACAATGAAAACCGTCGCAGCAGAAAG AATTGCAATTGA
- the LOC131608093 gene encoding uncharacterized protein LOC131608093, translated as MKMQYDGKISDMTQKMGAMEALLKSMYMQQNPHLSEEEVDEKMREALHNDNIPTPRSSTSTYAPDNQKVRNEDDPLDEQDEDLQDDDDLYYDQDDEDLQYDQDEDLQYDQDDILQDDDSLHDDSHDPQYNECDEDLH; from the exons ATGAAAATGCAATATGATGGTAAAATTTCTGACATGACACAAAAGATGGGAGCAATGGAGGCGCTTTtgaaaagcatgtatatgcaacAAAATCCGCATTTAAGTGAAGAGGAAGTAGATGAAAAGATGAGAGAAGCTTTGCACAATGATAATATTCCAACACCACGCTCATCGACATCAACCTATGCTCCGGATAATCAAAAG GTTAGAAACGAAGATGATCCTCTGGATGAACAAGATGAAGATCTCCAAGATGACGACGATCTTTATTATGATCAAGATGATGAGGATCTTCAATATGATCAAGATGAGGATCTTCAATATGATCAAGATGACATTCTTCAAGATGACGATTCTCTACATGATGATTCTCATGATCCTCAATACAATGAATGTGATGAAGACCTTCATTGA
- the LOC131608094 gene encoding uncharacterized protein LOC131608094 → MASAQCYKTCEQSCQHKNQYQYQQQQHSSIGHKLTDFYKGHHNDGTNSQYYSQKEVIYQPGHVDKYQSNSYNQTRYNHAASGTTIVTGTTAAKCQGRNRKERRNMFQRIKDGISGHSSDSGSSSDECDSDNENRRHRKYCN, encoded by the exons ATGGCCTCTGCTCAGTGCTACAAAACCTGTGAACAAAGCTGCCAGCACAAAAACCAGTACCAgtaccagcagcagcaacatagcTCAATAGGACATAAGTTAACTGACTTCTACAAAGGACACCACAATGATGGAACCAATTCCCAATACTATAGCCAAAAAGAGGTGATATATCAACCTGGACATGTTGACAAATATCAAAGTAACTCATACAACCAAACACGCTACAATCACGCCGCTTCTGGCACCACCATTGTTACTGGCACCACTGCTGCAAAATGCCAAGGGAGAAATAGGAAAGAGAGGAGAAACATGTTCCAGAGGATCAAGGATGGCATATCAGGTCATAGCAGTGACAGTGGCAGTAGCAGCGATGAATGTGACAGCGACAATGAAAACCGTCGCCACAGGAAG TACTGCAACTGA